A window of Drosophila sulfurigaster albostrigata strain 15112-1811.04 chromosome X, ASM2355843v2, whole genome shotgun sequence genomic DNA:
gtctgtccgcaaGTTTGAACCACAAGAACTCCGTAACTAATAAAGCTCGAGAGTGCCAACTCTTTGCATTTGTTTCAAAGGTTAAACCGTTAATGTATAatgatgaaataatttaatttaaatgaataaaataatttaagtagCTATAGTATCTGTCTGTTCGTCCGAAAATCTCCACAACCCAGCAAAGCTAGAAAGCGCAACTTTTTGCATGTGCTTTATCGACACATAAGTAAAACAATCGAGTTAATTTGCGCCTCCGTCTTTCTGTCCATGTGCTTAACTTAAACACTGAAATCTCCACAAATATTAAGGCTAAAAACTGCCAACTTTTGGCAAGTGCTTTATAGATAGTTATATAAATGGAGACTAGTTGAAAAACTGAATTGAATGAAACATACTAATTGAAATTCTCGATTTCTCTTGCAGATCGCAATTTCCATATGCGCAATACGCCTCCGATTACTATGGCAACGTGGGCGTGGCGGCAGCATCAGCCTCAGCAGCGTGGTTCTCCCACCAGCCATGGTCATCGCAAAGCTATCCCAGCTTCAATTTCGATGACATCGCATTCCAAACGCAACTGCAACGTCGCTCCGTCCGCTGCACGTGCCCCAATTGCACCAACGAAATGAGCGGCCTGCCACCGATTGTGGGACCCGATGAACGGGGACGCAAACAGCACATCTGCCACATACCCGGCTGCGAGCGGCTCTACGGCAAGGCGTCGCACCTGAAGACCCATCTCCGCTGGCACACCGGCGAGCGTCCGTTCCTCTGTCTGACGTGTGGCAAGCGCTTCTCGCGATCGGATGAGCTGCAGCGCCATGGACGCACGCACACCAACTATCGGCCATACGCGTGTCCCATTTGCTCGAAGAAATTCTCACGCAGCGATCACCTCAGCAAGCACAAGAAGACGCACTTCAAGGACAAGAAGACAAAGAAAGCGCTGGCGGCCGAAACAaaggcgacaacaacagtggAAGGAGCTGCCATTAAGCAGGAGAAGTTAAAGGATGACAAGTTGATGATGTCGAGCAAAAAGTCAGCAAAGagcagcacagcaacagcgacgacagcaaccacaacaaaatcaTCGGCAACAACGTTGCCCATCATCAGCAGCGAGCAGCTGAAACTTGAGCAACCAGAGACGCCGAGCGGCAACAGCTTGGGCTACACGCCGTATGCAGTGAATCTGTATCATCAGTCGGCTGTGTCGAGTGGATTGCCACCGTTGCCGCCACCATTGTTCCAGCCGCAGCATCACATCGACAACAGGAGCAGCTACGATCCGTGgtccagcaacagcagcagcagcaacagcaacagcaacacaagtaatagcaacagtaacagtaatAATCGTGCCATGAATCAGAATCAAACTACCTCAGCAAGTGCCAGACCCGTATCGTTGAGATCGTCGGCAGTgtccagcagcaacacaagtaatagcaccagcaacagcaacagcaacaccagcagccatagcaacagcaacagcaacagtcagACGCAACATTATGCGGCGCTGGCGATGCAAAGTGAATCACAGCTGGCGGCGGAATACGGCTTGACGATGTCCGGATTGGCGAGCGGTgccagcgacaacagcagcagcagcaacagcaacagcaacagcagcaattgcaacaacaattcaaatgGCGGATATGCAAGCATTATTGGGCCAATGAAATCGGAGTATGCCggcggcagtggcagcagcagtggaAGTTATCCGTCCGCTGAATTCGCCAATAGTCCGGGATATGGTTAtgcccatcatcatcatcatcatcatcatgctgCCCATGCCCATGctcacgcccacgcccacgcccatgCCCACGCCCATGCACACGCCCACGCCCATGGGCACCATCATCATAATGCGTGGACCGCCGCATATCATCCCCATGCCACGGATTAGGCATTAAGTGCGGATTAACACCCAAACACCCAAACACCCAAAAATAATCCATGTTGTTAACACACAGAATTCGacaaaaaggcaaacaacaattttcgaattttgtttcatttttttgcattttttttattacgaTATGTGGAAAAGTCGGTTGAAACCgccatacatactatatatacatactatatatatatatataatgcaTTCTAATCAATCCCAAAATATTAACCGATGTCGtctacattttgttttgctagtaacttaattgttgtttttaagtaaatcaaaaacaagaacaaacaaacacaagaaaaaaaaaaacacaaaaacaaaacaaaaaactgatattaacaaaaaacatttagaTGTGTAAGAGAAATACAAGTAAgaacatttttttgcattttttttaatagaataAGATTTTTTTGCTATACTCGTAgttgtatgtacatagataCTCAGTCTCTCTCaatatatataagatatatgtatttgtatatgtataagtgtgtgtacCATAACATTGTAAGATTTGTTAATTGTCTTTaagataaattatataaacgaaaaatcgaataacacaaaaaacacgCACAAAgcattgtaataaaaataacaaaatattcaacACCAAATTGCGAATtgagttttcatttcttttcgaGCAGAAGTTTCTTCCAAAACTATTTCAGTTGTAATATAGTAAGCGttaatattctgaaaatatagttaatatatttcaaatatttctgaatgttttatataatattttaggAGAAAGACAAAAAcgtgctaaaatcaagaattaaATCTCGAATCCAGATTCTTTGATGTCAAGaaggtttatttttaaatcaagcTCGAAAATCTATAAACAGATCTAGATTGacctatattttgaatttaagattataatcttgtttcaagTAAATCTCAAACTTGAACCAAGAagattcaaaaattttcaattttcaataaaaattatgaaatttcattcaaatcccaaaatgaattttcaaaaattttaaatccatttaataaatgaaatatcataataatgaGTCGGTAAATTAAgtctatataataatattcacacatatatttaaaaatgttggaCAAGTTGAATGGGAAAATCTTTGAAAAATCGTTTCTgaaattcttttatatataatgtttacttaatattgaaatgattattaattaGGTTTGTGGTTGTTTAATTGAGAGCTGAAATCGACATCGATAAAagtatagtttattttaatgcccTGCTGAAATCATGTATTGTTTTAAATGATAAGCCCATTTTTTAGGCCATTTTTGTTGGTTAACAGAATTTCAACTGCTTTTCTTCCAGATGAGTACAAAGTTAACATTTTAGAGCCATTAACtgaccaaaaaaaacagaaactcACAACAGAAAGCTAAACTGAAAACATAACTACTCATAAGTTGCTCGATggatatttgtattttacacgcaataaaatttgttgtaagagagaaaaaaaaaagttgaagaaaaattaacaaatcaTAACATGATCATTTATCATCATTAAGGCAAGAGTTACAGTCCCAGCCGAAGTCTCAGCCgctgtctcagtctcagtcacaGAGACTGAGTCGCAGTCCCAgtttcagtctcagtctcagtctcactTCAAAGTAAACTCGTGTTAAACTTTGTGCGAAGGGGCTCCAGgtttatgagtgtgtgtacaaaagcaaacggcaacggcaatggcCACAACTTCAgttataaatcaataaaatttattcgTTATTTAGTATGCGCCCAAGAGTCCAGAGTCAGCCTCAGAGTCCGAGTCTATGCATTCAGAGAGAAAAGTGAGAAGTGAAGACGAAGGAGAGGCGAAAAAGcgcactaaaaatatattttgcggtcaACGCGTCGTATGATTAACGCTCGTGTGAATCTCCTATCCACAATTCACTCTAGTGTGTACTACGCCTAACCCTTTTTGGCCACAAAACCCCCAGCAATAAACTCTCTCAGCCACCGAAGGTTCCCCAGTGCGGTGTCAACATTTGTATAACTCATGAGTGAATCGATTAATCTATACagattttttgtttctttcacttcgcttcgttttgttttgtttcgcttCGTTTCTTTGGTCGTGGCGCTTGTGCCACTTTAACATTGATTGATGCCAGCCACAACAGTCCAGTTGAATTCGAGTACATGCGAGTAAATTAATTCATTGTAGTCTCCATCGCACATTCCTCGAATCGAAGGAAACTACTACAAATTGGAAATGTGGATTcgactttttttatttgccattttagTTTAATTCGATTTGTTCTTTTCAAACTGATTACAACTAGTAAATCTTATCAATCTTAAATCTTATACTTTAACTACGATTAaggaattttaatgaatttaaaatcgCTAAATGAAAGATCCAATGTTGGTAATACAATTCATTtgcgaataaaaataattcaaaatcatattaaaatatatacaaattggaaaatgGAATGCtctgcaaaatacaaaatacaatattatataataatagagtTTTCCATATGATTACgaattcaaaaaatgttgacaccttaaaatacatttttgctgttgatgatctttaattatttttatttgccatcaTCTTTATtaccaaaacgaaaataaaatgttgtttttgtatattgttatTTGTATTACCATAAcagtatatatttgtttaaattgtttttttcgaATATGAATTGTAATACGCCTTTCGGTTGCCAGCTATTTCAAGGCAATTTTTGGATACAAATAGAAGTCTTAAATAGAGGAATATAAGTTTATAGAATAACAATCGTAACTTTGAAGCAATGTCGCAATTTTcggtacatacaatataccaaatattgcctttggtatattttagtatttttgtggtatattaattcggtatatgtTAAATACCACACAGTTCTtctcttattcaaaatggatagcaGGTATTTCACagattaaatatgaatataccaagtatagccTGTggtgtatttttgtggtaaattaattcggtatattttaaataccacACAGTTTTTCTCTTAGTCAAAGtggatagcgggtatttcacagattaaatatgaatataccaagtatagcctgtggtatattttagtatttttgtggtatattaattcggtatatttttaataccaCACAGTTTTCTctcattcaaaatggatagcggttagatatcaatatacaaaaaatagtctctagtatattttagtatttttgcgggtattatttagtatattttacataccACATAGTTTAtctcttattcaaaatggatagcggcTATTTTACAgattaaatatcaatataccaagtatagcctctggtatattttagtatgtttgcGGTGTATTATTTcgtaaattttattcaaaattgatagcggatatctcacagatatcgcacactcaactgtacctttcttatttgttttgttaatcAATCTAAAACATTGTGTGCAACAGATTAGCCCTTAAATCATCTTCCACTCGTGATTCAGAGGGAAGATCAGTTTTCTGACTTCAAAAAGCGTTCTCATTTCTGTAGTTTGCCAAAGTCAAATGTTCTTTTTAGCCAGACTGTCATGAGTTCAACGATGATGCAGACAATTTGATCTTGTCACACCTGTCTAGAGGAAGACGTTTTAATTGTGGTGCTGAATTTGATCTTATGCTCGCCGACAAATGCCAAGCGATTAAGAGTTGCCTTTTTCAGATGTTTGCTGAGGCCCCGAAGATAAAGTTGTTACGTCTTCTTTGGCTAACATTCAAAGActgtcttttattttatttatgcttctAGCTAATTCGACTCAGTTCTTTTCATTATATCAGCTAATCCGAATTCGACTCTATACGCAatatatttagcatatttttgtgttgattttcTGCTTTTGCAATTAAAGTCTATgatgagaaatatttaaattgagtaCAAATTGAATGGCTAACGTAATTTAGAAGCTATTGTAATTACAGTCTGCATGATTCCTCAAAGATTGGTTGAGATCagataataactataatagttattttttaaattatcttgtatggcacaaaaaaaaagactacAGCAATCAGGTCTAAGCTGcttttgaataacaaattggcatattttctactttatggtatattttgattatatatatatatatatatataaatatatcacatataaatatatactgcTTACAAATCTgtcatattttatactctatggtatattttcaatgtaatagtatattattataccacATATACTGCTTTGGATATTAATCTgacatattttgtaatttatggtatattttgaatgtaatagtataccACATATACTGTTTTAACTaccaatctgatatattttgtattatttggtattttttgaatgtaatagagtatcttagtattttttcagtatattaatttggtatatcttgtttgtatatattaacGAAATTTTAGAATAGGATTGAATCATAAAAGAATTCGTTTAATTCTAAGAGTTTCTACTTCTGAGACTCTCTGTTAGATCAGTTTGCTATCGATTATAGCTTGGTAtatttgtgatatatttttatcatttattagATTCAGTTACTGCTTTATTTTATACGCACCGCAGTTGCCTCTTGACTAATAATTGAATACTAATTATGCTTGTTACTGTTACAATCAACACGCAAAGACACGTACTTACATCTATGTGTATTGATAGCAAGTAGTTGAAGCGTTTTGTATACTATATGTGAAGTAGAGGATCTCTTGAGGAGTCAAGAAATCGAATCGGTTCTCAGAATTTGGCGCTAACTGACACCACCTACAACCGtttgacacacacacttaagGGCAGGTACTCTTAGATATCTTGTATGTAGGATTTGTCACACGTTCTCTGAATAGTCTTCTTCTTGGAGAGTCGAGGTAATCGAGAAAACCGCACTCTCCGCACTCTCGACGTCTCTCATGACacacttctgctgctgctgctgctgttgttggttcaAGTGGCGCGCTCTCTTTTGTGATCGCTCTAATTTTGATcaaagttataaataatacaaatgttaTACAACCACTTGACAGTTGACCCGTTGCGCTGCACTGCACCgcactttgtgtgtgtttcagcttacacacacaaaccgAGACCGCCTTTTTCCACAGAATAATGTTTTTGACAAAACGTGGCAGCGCCTCGGCTAAATAATAATCCTTGTCGACCAATATACAACAGCATTTCTTGGCCTTAGAGGACTGCAAATTAAGTTGAGATTATCACTGCTTAGGCTCTTGAGTATCTTTTGtactatactcgtatatattaAGCAAGCGTGTCCGAAGGTGCGAGAGAGAATGCGGTTTAAGGGACCCTTCTGCACAAAAGATGAAGGAGCGAAAAACAACCACATGGGCATGACTTTACGAGAAAATCCTTAACATTTCCCACTTAGTATTTACAAGTATTTAGTTTTGAGTATCTTTCTTCtcttgttttttagttttcgttttcgttttcattttcgttttcgttctcTTCCCTCAAATTTGCGCCGTCTTTTCTTCGtctgtttatacccgctacccatagggtagaagggtattataactttgtgccggcaggaaatgtatgtaacaggtagaaggaggcatctccgaccctataaagtatatatattcttgatcagcgtcaacagccgagtcgatatagccatgtccgtctgtccgtctgtccgtctgtccgtctgtgtgtctgtccgtctgtccgtctgtccgtccgtccgtatgaaacactggatctcagagactataagagatagagctataattttttttcgacagcatttgttatgtttgcacgcagatcaagtttgtttcaaatttttgccacgcccacttccgcccccgcaaatcaaaaaaatcgaataacaagcgtaattttaaagctagagtcacgaattttggtatatgcaataattactgtaataattatgattcctgaaaatttggttgcgatcagataaaaattgtggaagttattaaagaaatactttcgtatgggcaaaaactcctacttactaggggtctgagttgctttggccgacaatctggtacattgtgccgtctatggtatattttgaatgcggtactatatcgatataccacatataccatttggtatattttttagtatttttttagtattttcggtatattttgaaaatgataccgcaatattttgcctttatttaaaatgggtagcgggtatctcacagtcgagcacactcgactgtaactttcttacttgtttttttttattctcctGCATACAAATACTTTCTTTGCTGTGGGCGTCATTGACATGGTCCAcgataattataaatttctgtatgtgagtgtattatgttgttttgttgcctgccattttacttttaaattgtgtCTCAGTTGCTCCTTTATTTTTGACCAGCTTCTTGttatttcgaaaataatattacatgGCACATGGCACATGGCACAGTTTTTGTCTAAGATctcttctccctctccctctccctagATAAGATGTTAAATCGTTAACAGAATTCAGAGAAAAAAGGGATA
This region includes:
- the LOC133849235 gene encoding transcription factor btd; translated protein: MIGAACNYLSPYALSQPTSAVVLQHHQQHQQQQLHQHQLQQEQLMQQQQQQQQQQQQQQQQQQQQDQQQPMHDFMNASLLSASAAAASTSASISAPASSCNSNASSPLTLFGKQSNASSTIAGSSQAAATNSVSVSVPMKMEMQYPPQASSTGSASPNSSISQSAASSASVSPSIFPCNPAQSNGTSISSAVSSASSTSSSSAAVAAAAAAAAAADLGAAAVASAAYGWNTAAYTSLPTRSQFPYAQYASDYYGNVGVAAASASAAWFSHQPWSSQSYPSFNFDDIAFQTQLQRRSVRCTCPNCTNEMSGLPPIVGPDERGRKQHICHIPGCERLYGKASHLKTHLRWHTGERPFLCLTCGKRFSRSDELQRHGRTHTNYRPYACPICSKKFSRSDHLSKHKKTHFKDKKTKKALAAETKATTTVEGAAIKQEKLKDDKLMMSSKKSAKSSTATATTATTTKSSATTLPIISSEQLKLEQPETPSGNSLGYTPYAVNLYHQSAVSSGLPPLPPPLFQPQHHIDNRSSYDPWSSNSSSSNSNSNTSNSNSNSNNRAMNQNQTTSASARPVSLRSSAVSSSNTSNSTSNSNSNTSSHSNSNSNSQTQHYAALAMQSESQLAAEYGLTMSGLASGASDNSSSSNSNSNSSNCNNNSNGGYASIIGPMKSEYAGGSGSSSGSYPSAEFANSPGYGYAHHHHHHHHAAHAHAHAHAHAHAHAHAHAHAHGHHHHNAWTAAYHPHATD